In a genomic window of Bacteroidales bacterium:
- a CDS encoding DUF3795 domain-containing protein, translating into MILSACGLRCDECEFFGKQCNGCYVVQGQTFWAKEMMPNQTCPLFDCSVNKKGFKSCGNCSELPCKLFKEMKDPNSSEEEHQRMLKVRVNLLKENV; encoded by the coding sequence ATGATCTTATCTGCTTGCGGTTTACGCTGTGATGAGTGCGAGTTTTTCGGAAAACAATGCAATGGCTGTTATGTAGTTCAAGGCCAGACTTTCTGGGCTAAGGAGATGATGCCAAATCAAACCTGTCCACTTTTTGATTGTTCTGTAAACAAGAAAGGTTTCAAGAGTTGCGGGAATTGTTCTGAACTGCCTTGCAAGCTTTTTAAGGAAATGAAAGACCCCAACAGCAGCGAAGAAGAACATCAAAGAATGCTGAAGGTTCGTGTGAATCTTTTAAAAGAGAATGTGTAA
- a CDS encoding glycosyltransferase family 2 protein, translated as MPELSVVIITLNEEKQIAHCIDSVQGVADEILVLDSFSTDRTEAICREKGVNFVQHAFDGYIEQKNRALSLARFDFVLSLDADEALSDELRISIAEVKKQPLVKGYSMNRLNNYCGKWIRHCGWYPDKKLRLVDRNHARWEGTNPHDELKLQSGQIIHLKGDLLHYSYHSIKGHVAQANHFTDISAQAMFEKGLKAPIWRLLVNPTLMFLKSYVLKQGYLDGFYGFTISLISAHATFLKYAKLKQLWMMNAAKSRS; from the coding sequence ATGCCGGAATTATCTGTCGTTATTATAACCCTTAATGAGGAAAAGCAAATTGCACATTGCATTGATTCTGTGCAAGGGGTTGCGGATGAGATCCTGGTGCTTGATTCCTTCAGTACCGATCGTACAGAAGCTATTTGCAGGGAAAAAGGCGTGAATTTTGTTCAGCATGCATTTGATGGGTACATTGAACAGAAAAACAGGGCTTTATCTCTCGCGCGTTTTGATTTTGTCCTTTCTCTTGATGCTGATGAAGCTCTGTCGGATGAATTGAGGATTTCCATAGCGGAGGTAAAGAAACAGCCACTTGTGAAAGGGTATTCGATGAACCGGCTGAATAATTATTGTGGTAAATGGATCAGGCATTGTGGCTGGTACCCGGATAAGAAGCTTAGACTTGTAGACAGGAACCATGCAAGGTGGGAAGGAACAAATCCTCATGATGAACTCAAATTGCAGAGTGGACAGATCATTCATTTGAAAGGAGATTTGCTGCATTATTCCTATCATTCCATCAAAGGTCATGTGGCACAGGCCAATCATTTTACCGATATTTCGGCGCAGGCAATGTTTGAAAAAGGTTTAAAAGCTCCCATCTGGAGATTGTTAGTCAATCCCACCCTGATGTTTCTTAAAAGCTATGTGCTAAAACAAGGATACCTGGATGGTTTTTATGGATTTACAATCAGTCTGATCTCAGCACACGCCACATTCCTGAAATATGCCAAACTGAAGCAGCTTTGGATGATGAATGCTGCAAAAAGCAGGAGTTGA
- a CDS encoding MATE family efflux transporter, whose product MTSATPSYRKIWDIGWPIMISLFAQNIVGVTDTAFLGRVGEVELGGSAIGGLFYIILFMVGYGFTTGVQILIARRYGEKNFLEIGRIFDNSFYFLVISSLIVTLGVYFFGHGLLKLMVASDAIFNASSTYLKYRIFGLFFATAGLLFRSFYTGITFTRFLSISSIIMAVVNVILDYLLIFGKGGFPQMGIAGAAIASAIAEAVALVFLVIITIRYREIHRYKIFRWIRPDWSIIRSTLGVSFFVMIQYVLSLSIWFFFFLIIEKMGERPLAISNIARSVYMFLMIPGWAFCSVTNTLVSNALGEGKPEQVLPITYKIMRFSAIILFAVILIAAFFPNQILGIYTADQSLVDASFRTFYVILSALFLFSLMSILFNAVLGTANTKITLLIEIVTLVFYICYTWFVSNILHLAIEWVWTSEWIYASLLGIFSYTYLRLGNWRKKQI is encoded by the coding sequence ATGACCTCTGCCACACCTTCATATCGTAAAATCTGGGACATAGGCTGGCCCATAATGATCAGTCTGTTTGCCCAGAACATTGTTGGGGTTACAGATACAGCTTTTCTGGGCAGGGTAGGGGAAGTGGAACTTGGGGGCTCTGCCATTGGAGGACTTTTCTATATCATCCTTTTTATGGTAGGATATGGTTTTACTACGGGTGTTCAAATACTCATTGCCAGGAGGTATGGGGAGAAAAACTTCCTTGAGATCGGAAGGATCTTCGATAATAGCTTCTATTTCCTGGTAATTTCATCGCTTATCGTAACGTTAGGAGTTTATTTCTTCGGACATGGTTTGTTAAAACTGATGGTTGCTTCCGATGCAATATTTAATGCATCATCTACCTATCTGAAATACAGGATATTTGGCTTATTCTTTGCAACGGCAGGACTTCTTTTTCGCTCTTTCTATACCGGGATTACTTTCACTCGTTTCCTGAGTATCAGTTCGATTATTATGGCTGTGGTGAATGTAATTCTTGATTACCTGTTGATTTTTGGCAAAGGCGGGTTTCCCCAAATGGGAATTGCGGGCGCAGCTATAGCCTCAGCAATCGCTGAAGCAGTTGCCCTGGTTTTTCTTGTGATAATAACTATCCGGTATCGGGAAATACACCGATACAAAATATTCCGGTGGATCAGGCCTGATTGGTCCATCATCAGGAGTACTTTAGGAGTCTCCTTTTTTGTGATGATTCAGTATGTCCTCTCCCTGAGTATTTGGTTTTTCTTTTTTCTTATCATTGAAAAAATGGGAGAGCGCCCCCTGGCCATTTCCAATATTGCCCGTTCGGTATATATGTTTCTGATGATCCCGGGATGGGCATTTTGCTCGGTAACAAATACCCTCGTCAGTAACGCGCTTGGTGAAGGGAAGCCTGAACAGGTTTTGCCAATTACCTATAAAATCATGAGGTTCAGTGCCATTATTCTCTTTGCAGTAATACTTATTGCTGCCTTTTTCCCCAACCAGATACTCGGAATATATACTGCAGACCAAAGCCTTGTTGATGCAAGCTTCAGGACTTTTTATGTAATACTTTCAGCTTTGTTCCTTTTCTCCCTGATGAGTATTCTTTTCAATGCTGTGTTGGGAACAGCAAATACAAAGATCACCCTACTGATAGAGATTGTTACCCTTGTATTTTATATTTGCTATACCTGGTTTGTTTCCAATATATTACATCTTGCTATCGAGTGGGTGTGGACCAGTGAATGGATTTATGCATCACTTCTGGGAATATTTTCCTACACCTATTTAAGGCTGGGGAACTGGAGAAAGAAGCAGATATGA
- a CDS encoding diacylglycerol kinase family lipid kinase → MSTEWFVIVNPNAGKRKGQHDWLTIARLLGEAGIEFINIFTEHRDHAMLLARKYIEKGFRNIIVVGGDGTLNEVVNGIFTQKHISPSEVTLAMIPVGTGNDWCRMYKIPSDYKEAISIIAKANIFLQDAGMVKYYSSLGQEKTRYFLNMAGMGFDALVAKKTNRQKDKGKGGPLSYFVNIFSSLFYYKATKTTVVLDNESVTQEVFSMSVGICQYNGGGMKQAPDAKSDDGLFDLTIIRNIGKFKVIRNVVKLFDGSFTRLPEVSTFRSSHIIIKSIFPMYLEVDGESLGHTPFEFTIIPQTLRIITGE, encoded by the coding sequence ATGTCGACAGAATGGTTTGTAATTGTTAATCCCAATGCAGGAAAGCGAAAGGGACAACATGATTGGCTGACGATAGCACGTTTACTTGGAGAAGCCGGAATAGAATTCATAAACATTTTCACCGAGCATAGGGATCATGCCATGTTGCTCGCCAGGAAATATATAGAAAAAGGTTTCAGGAATATTATTGTTGTGGGAGGTGACGGCACACTGAATGAAGTTGTGAATGGCATCTTCACCCAAAAACATATCAGTCCTTCCGAAGTAACCCTTGCTATGATTCCTGTGGGTACGGGCAATGACTGGTGCAGGATGTATAAGATACCGTCCGACTATAAAGAAGCCATTAGCATCATCGCAAAGGCAAATATTTTCCTACAGGATGCAGGAATGGTTAAGTATTATTCAAGCCTGGGCCAGGAGAAAACCCGTTATTTCCTTAATATGGCCGGGATGGGATTTGATGCACTGGTTGCAAAAAAAACCAACAGGCAAAAGGATAAAGGCAAAGGGGGCCCATTATCCTACTTTGTTAATATTTTTTCCAGCCTTTTCTATTATAAGGCGACCAAAACTACAGTGGTTCTGGATAATGAATCGGTTACACAGGAAGTCTTTAGTATGTCGGTGGGAATTTGCCAGTACAATGGTGGTGGAATGAAGCAGGCTCCTGATGCTAAATCGGATGATGGATTATTTGACCTGACAATTATCAGGAATATCGGGAAGTTTAAAGTGATCAGAAATGTCGTTAAACTCTTTGATGGCTCATTTACCCGTTTGCCGGAAGTGAGTACTTTCAGATCCTCCCATATTATTATAAAGTCTATTTTCCCAATGTACCTCGAAGTAGATGGTGAATCATTAGGGCATACTCCTTTTGAGTTTACGATAATTCCCCAAACACTCCGCATTATTACCGGAGAATAA